From a single Nothobranchius furzeri strain GRZ-AD chromosome 9, NfurGRZ-RIMD1, whole genome shotgun sequence genomic region:
- the fgf7 gene encoding fibroblast growth factor 7, with product MHKWMLTWKLQNLFWGLHLHAIFLFGCVCVVYSDCTPEQRAAIMNCSKHERHTRNYDYMEGGDVRIRQLFSRTQWFLTIDESGNIRGTQDPTNCNSILEIRTVSEGGILAIKGVKSQYYISMSKNGKLKGKRIYSENCNFKEFFLENYFNAYASVKWNKTNEMYITLSQKGMPQRGNRTRRENVASHFIPMKCKEEERRVE from the exons ATGCACAAATGGATGCTGACTTGGAAACTTCAAAATCTGTTCTGGGGACTCCACCTGCATGCGATATTTCTgtttggctgtgtgtgtgtggtctacaGTGACTGCACTCCAGAGCAACGTGCTGCCATCATGAACTGCTCCAAACACGAGCGCCACACAAGGAACTATGATTACATGGAGGGAGGAGACGTGCGCATTCGGCAGCTGTTCAGCCGAACGCAGTGGTTCCTAACCATTGATGAGTCCGGTAACATCAGGGGGACTCAAGATCCAACCAACTGCAACA GCATCCTCGAGATCAGAACTGTGTCCGAGGGAGGAATCCTGGCCATCAAAGGTGTCAAGAGCCAGTACTACATCTCTATGAGCAAGAACGGGAAGCTGAAAGGAAAG AGGATCTACAGTGAAAATTGCAACTTCAAGGAATTTTTCCTAGAAAACTACTTCAATGCATACGCCTCTGTGAAGTGGAACAAAACAAATGAAATGTACATAACGCTGTCTCAGAAGGGAATGCCACAGCGGGGGAACCGGACCAGGAGGGAGAATGTGGCATCTCACTTCATCCCGATGAAATgcaaggaggaggagaggagagtggAGTAA